From a region of the Fischerella sp. JS2 genome:
- the psbC gene encoding photosystem II reaction center protein CP43: protein MVTLSRPGVLGAGRDQDSTGFAWWAGNARLINLSGKLLGAHVAHAGLIVFWAGAMTLFEVAHFVPEKPLYEQGLILLPHLATLGWGVGAGGEVVDTYPYFVIGVLHLISSAVLGFGGIYHAIRGPEVLEEYSSFFGYDWKDKNKMTNIIGFHLIILGIGAFLLVLKAMFFGGVYDTWAPGGGDVRVITNPTLNPAVIFGYLLKSPFGGDGWIVGVDNMEDIIGGHIWVGLICIFGGIFHILTKPFGWARRAFIWSGEAYLSYSLGALSLMGFIASCFVWFNNTAYPSEFYGPTNAEASQAQSFIFLVRDQKLGANVASAQGPTGLGKYLMRSPSGEIIFGGETMRFWDFRGPWLEPLRGPNGLDLDKIKNDVQPWQIRRASEYMTHAPNGSLNSVGGVITEPNSFNYVNPRAWLATSHFVLAFFFLVGHLWHAGRARAAAGGFEKGIDRETEPVLFMKDLD from the coding sequence GTGGTAACGCTCTCTAGACCTGGCGTTTTGGGAGCCGGACGTGACCAAGATTCCACCGGATTTGCCTGGTGGGCTGGTAACGCCCGTCTCATTAACCTCTCCGGTAAACTACTGGGCGCACACGTCGCCCACGCCGGTTTGATCGTCTTCTGGGCTGGTGCAATGACCTTATTTGAGGTCGCTCACTTTGTTCCCGAAAAGCCCTTATACGAACAGGGCTTAATCCTGCTACCCCACTTGGCAACTTTAGGATGGGGAGTTGGTGCTGGTGGTGAAGTTGTAGACACCTATCCCTACTTTGTCATCGGTGTACTACACCTGATCTCCTCTGCCGTCCTGGGTTTTGGTGGAATTTACCACGCCATCCGTGGTCCAGAAGTCTTAGAAGAGTACTCCTCTTTCTTTGGCTACGACTGGAAAGACAAGAACAAGATGACCAACATCATCGGCTTCCACCTGATCATTTTGGGAATTGGCGCCTTTTTGTTGGTACTAAAGGCAATGTTCTTCGGCGGTGTCTACGACACTTGGGCGCCTGGTGGTGGTGATGTACGTGTGATTACCAACCCCACATTGAACCCAGCTGTGATCTTTGGTTATCTGCTTAAGTCTCCCTTTGGTGGCGACGGCTGGATTGTTGGTGTCGACAACATGGAAGACATCATCGGTGGTCACATCTGGGTTGGTTTAATCTGTATTTTTGGTGGTATTTTCCACATTCTCACCAAGCCTTTTGGTTGGGCACGTCGTGCTTTCATCTGGTCTGGTGAAGCTTATCTTTCCTACAGCTTGGGGGCTTTGTCCTTAATGGGCTTTATTGCTTCTTGCTTTGTTTGGTTCAACAACACCGCTTATCCTAGCGAGTTCTACGGCCCAACCAACGCTGAAGCTTCTCAAGCTCAATCTTTCATCTTCTTGGTTCGTGACCAAAAACTTGGTGCTAACGTTGCATCCGCTCAAGGTCCTACCGGTCTTGGTAAATACTTGATGCGCTCTCCTTCTGGTGAAATCATCTTTGGTGGTGAAACCATGCGCTTCTGGGATTTCCGTGGCCCTTGGTTAGAGCCTCTGCGTGGACCTAATGGTTTGGATCTCGACAAGATCAAGAACGACGTACAGCCTTGGCAAATTCGTCGTGCGTCTGAGTACATGACCCACGCTCCCAACGGTTCTCTTAACTCTGTGGGTGGAGTTATTACTGAGCCTAACTCTTTCAACTATGTCAACCCCCGCGCTTGGTTGGCAACTTCTCACTTCGTATTAGCTTTCTTCTTCCTAGTAGGTCACTTGTGGCACGCTGGTCGCGCTCGTGCTGCTGCTGGTGGTTTCGAGAAAGGTATTGACCGTGAAACTGAACCAGTATTGTTCATGAAAGACCTCGACTAG